A genomic window from Treponema maltophilum ATCC 51939 includes:
- a CDS encoding AAA family ATPase — protein MADGTKGTEKNQKEFERCRSIIENCRIEAAKRIVGQTHVIDGILTALIAGGHILLEGVPGLAKTLAVKTFADMSGLSFKRIQFTPDLLPADVTGTLIYEQGAGRFSVRKGPVFTNLLLADEINRSPAKVQSALLEAMGEYQVTIGEQSFELPKPFFVMATQNPIDQEGTYNLPEAELDRFLLKILLNYPSGEEEQRIVKSGGRLEEVPVARVFDAESIELCRSLLDDVTVTDDIVRYIVSIVNVTRPDKDKKNTGSASGSAVLKYLSFGASPRASIALNRCAKVRALFAGRSFVLPEDVKAAAPDVLRHRLILSYEAAADNVSADDLIEKILSLMPVP, from the coding sequence ATGGCTGACGGAACCAAGGGTACGGAAAAAAATCAAAAGGAATTCGAGCGCTGCCGCTCGATAATCGAAAACTGCCGCATTGAAGCCGCAAAGCGGATTGTTGGCCAAACGCATGTTATAGACGGCATTTTGACGGCCCTCATCGCCGGCGGTCATATTTTGCTTGAAGGCGTTCCGGGTTTGGCAAAAACGCTGGCGGTAAAAACCTTTGCCGATATGTCCGGCCTCTCTTTTAAGCGCATTCAGTTTACGCCCGATCTTTTGCCCGCCGACGTAACGGGTACGCTTATTTACGAACAGGGCGCCGGACGCTTTTCGGTGCGCAAGGGGCCGGTATTTACGAATTTGCTTTTGGCGGACGAAATAAACCGTTCGCCCGCAAAAGTGCAGTCGGCCCTGCTCGAAGCTATGGGCGAATATCAGGTTACGATCGGCGAACAAAGCTTTGAACTTCCCAAGCCCTTTTTCGTTATGGCGACGCAAAACCCGATAGATCAGGAAGGAACGTACAATTTACCCGAAGCCGAACTCGACCGCTTTTTGCTTAAAATCCTGCTGAATTATCCGTCGGGCGAAGAAGAACAGCGCATCGTAAAAAGCGGCGGCCGGCTTGAAGAAGTGCCCGTCGCGCGCGTTTTCGATGCCGAATCGATCGAATTGTGCCGTTCGCTTTTGGACGACGTTACCGTTACCGACGACATTGTGCGCTACATCGTGTCGATTGTAAACGTAACCCGCCCCGACAAAGACAAAAAGAACACCGGCTCGGCTTCCGGCTCCGCCGTGCTTAAATATCTTTCGTTCGGCGCTTCTCCGCGCGCAAGCATCGCTTTGAACCGCTGCGCAAAGGTGCGTGCGCTTTTTGCCGGCCGTTCCTTCGTTTTGCCCGAAGACGTTAAAGCGGCCGCGCCGGACGTGCTGCGCCATCGTTTGATTTTATCGTACGAAGCGGCCGCAGACAATGTAAGCGCCGACGACTTAATCGAAAAAATCCTTT